Proteins from one Salvelinus alpinus chromosome 34, SLU_Salpinus.1, whole genome shotgun sequence genomic window:
- the mia2 gene encoding cTAGE family member 5 isoform X4, with protein MEYFSDDTKPAPSEQGGSQWIGSTVTGWLSLGGERPDDNPKEDNPEQESFRSRKLALDIDANQLKEETKNTENSGWFGDGLTSAFGFGHKAPEEEKPIEKEVEEQPPPSKSWLNIGIRDVLHFGQSNQDKVEERIEAAGRDESTGTIDPQDVGTSQSHHDATVEQIKETENQRDDNTGKKAERTETHPSKPVKDYNQEDRHSQEEDGELRKEKDAGWYGSIYNNIVGLYGEQSDVEEEEDILIAEDEEDKDINLQSETETESQSVFSSMFDTLVSPFQADTTNNYKNAQSDEVTDIKPAEADGDTEISLTSQMAIPYDSTEASVGRKDDNDGNDSNEALHPPPLEIDKVQSANKILETSKYMSLSHDPQLQDTTGIVNLEDDAEKSRADSDDSDENALNHHQESPAADLAENNLDDFETDHSVGQDALEGSGIPNLFDSIPIQTKAGTLAEELPDVSEDTSVMHAEVEDIDIDTTGIEVVSSNQKGDDSILVPQRPAEEDSGDRVGMLYGQTSMPGTEDASVLEEVTQTPDPHLHDAQDPRIAELILNLSLVEPVIVDPVIENVSGEEGHHLITSSGDGKSKDKNKNTLEVPNKNAHVGDIDSVLLKDWLSSNYEESNSNVMEVVDQEEFSSSDHFKEWHVEADPVDNIGLINITLDPVLDSTILNADTTSNNLLSDKGNDDGERYIVDKASEIEEADSTNEVTEIEGLEPGKIVEVERDHGDQATLPTHVFENTQSSSGPDAKIEMYPDSSELVPPETEIGNEQRQTEILEEADTENMSVEDFIHVHRESHESQKDSDEKNVPNDRSGMTSDQTTAIEDNNLPLDNRNHISSVSSQEVHSKGTKGLYNEITLENERAQELGLQDRETNDGRNSFDQSHAVSQLSPTDEAYDVITQSERTIDHDTLCSGENFLSDSWSNYQEATDVKSTISDEDRQQDFENVDVIEKDDFEKISYRDIESIRNVEREGETSTSHSEPPEKQDMPSDQYSVGPPQEEITDTSVNKGTRSFFENAMDFVIPSTDSKDLEDPEPKGQEEEEQEPPPVLPYLDLHEPEPQSQSTSVEDSLKATAFLKEYKNIQKQISADEITTLLDMFGKHKLLWLDYSLGSSETLTDGQDGNNDRAIISDFERLLQYHIDETKTPSGGVLEDEDQSRKFVSLRKLEILLSNIKNRFTQVKAPVSIKDNQAETDKTNCINDDCFTRNENEDLTNLKGEHFSGEGDIQTPTLTDKYKPEPAVMEYLFSSARQVTGDAVAHILTVKALLKWLTVQVLSSFPDDIRPGPDLYGLPWEAVIVTALLGLGTLLLFSCRFYQCIKSRLYSSKERRMGLKVAELLDEKCKVLETLSEVQQNYEELETALRNSGVLAHVAERENLEVMSQRLKQSNTQLGNDIEKLKEDLNIQRARRLQQEETIADMQETLKTLEEETRDLKSQTEQAQTTLKIFDMNSERNQNNLEAAKEEKVLLQEKNGQLVQEAEGWGERMSELEEEMRMCESSYTGMLQDATNKDERIKSLTDCLLKMKDWDSVLEDGANREERSGTQGTENGEGQDNHQRQRIQKLIHAAKMNADLKSVDEDKDRVFAKLADEVKAKEDLQEGIKNLENEKASLQTDSEKYTSQVQKLQQKLQIMTEMYQENELKLHRMLTVEERERLQKDEKLTKADKSITLAVEELNSYRQRAQDLEDELEKTNQAYKTQITSQEKKAHNNWLAARGADRDLAEVKRENAHLRQKLTDTQFKLEVVEKDPYTLDNMDRPLFRGERSPYGPSPLHRPASENRAFLSPPTLMDGPPRLSPNFPPMGPGGRVSRGLLDPPGGVDSDRSGGPLSDSGSISPTWERDRRGPPIHPPGYMYLDPGLPYRRPLPGALPMGPLPPRGPGPAESHSFGHQPDSSFMGNSMGPGENERDSHLSAPGDLRDMRMGPPLLVPPGMGPLPPMEHRDPYFARKGPYGPPDFFSPRGPAPMGMRGPPPPGMFGRVPPPPPQHSFLPGPPPRPSPPGSEVSSDQSPSPHDVI; from the exons ATGGAATACTTCTCTGATGATACCAAACCTGCACCTAGCGAACAAGGTGGGTCTCAGTGGATTGGCTCTACAGTAACTGGATGGCTTAGTTTAGGTGGTGAAAGACCTGATGATAATCCCAAAGAAGACAACCCAGAACAAGAGTCTTTCAGGAGCAGGAAACTTGCTTTGGACATTGATGCGAACCAATTGAAGGAAGAGACGAAAAATACTGAAAACTCTGGCTGGTTTGGAGATGGACTGACTAGCGCCTTTGGTTTTGGTCATAAAGCTCCAGAGGAGGAGAAGCCCATTGAAAAAGAAGTGGAAGAGCAACCCCCACCCTCTAAATCCTGGCTGAATATTGGCATTAGAGATGTCTTACATTTTGGTCAATCTAATCAGGATAAAGTTGAAGAGAGAATAGAAGCAGCAGGCAGAGATGAATCGACAGGCACAATAGACCCACAGGACGTTGGCACAAGTCAGTCTCATCATGATGCCACAGTGGAGCAAATAAAAGaaacagagaaccagagagatgaTAACACTGGTAAGaaggcagagagaacagagacacacCCCTCAAAACCTGTTAAGGATTATAACCAAGAGGACCGTCATAGTCAGGAAGAAGATGGTGAGTTAAGAAAAGAGaaagatgcagggtggtatggtaGCATATATAACAATATTGTAGGCCTTTATGGAGAACAGAGTGatgttgaggaggaggaggatatacTTATAGCTGAGGATGAAGAGGATAAAGATATCAACCTTCagtcagaaacagaaacagagtcaCAGTCTGTGTTCTCATCCATGTTTGACACTCTGGTATCACCGTTTCAGGCCGATACAACTAACAATTATAAAAATGCCCAAAGTGATGAGGTAACAGATATAAAACCGGCAGAAGCAGATGGAGATACAGAGATCTCCCTTACTTCTCAGATGGCTATCCCATATGATTCTACTGAGGCTTCTGTAGGTAGGAAGGATGATAATGATGGTAATGACAGCAATGAGGCTCTACATCCCCCTCCATTAGAAATAGATAAGGTTCAGAGTGCCAATAAAATACTTGAAACTAGCAAGTATATGTCTTTGTCCCACGACCCTCAATTACAAGACACAACCGGAATAGTGAATCTTGAAGATGATGCTGAAAAATCTAGAGCtgatagtgatgatagtgatgagaATGCCCTTAATCACCATCAAGAGAGTCCTGCTGCTGACCTTGCTGAAAATAACCTGGATGACTTTGAGACTGATCATTCAGTTGGTCAGGACGCTTTAGAAGGATCAGGGATTCCAAATCTCTTTGATTCGATTCCTATTCAGACAAAAGCAGGAACACTGGCAGAGGAGCTACCTGATGTATCAGAGGATACGTCTGTAATGCATGCTGAGGTGGAGGACATTGACATTGACACTACAGGTATTGAAGTGGTATCCTCCAATCAGAAAGGAGACGACAGTATTCTAGTGCCTCAGAGACCAGCAGAAGAGGACAGTGGGGACAGAGTAGGGATGCTATATGGTCAGACAAGCATGCCAGGTACAGAGGATGCTTCAGTGCTGGAGGAGGTCACACAGACACCTGACCCCCATCTGCATGATGCTCAGGACCCTCGCATAGCTGAACTTATCCTGAACCTATCTTTAGTTGAACCTGTCATAGTTGATCCAGTCATTGAAAATGTATCAGGAGAGGAAGGACATCATTTGATTACCTCAAGTGGGGATGGGAAAAGTAAGGACAAGAATAAGAATACATTAGAGGTACCAAATAAGAATGCTCATGTTGGAGACATAGATTCAGTTTTGCTGAAAGACTGGTTATCTTCTAACTATGAGGAAAGTAATTCCAATGTAATGGAAGTTGTTGATCAAGAGGAATTTTCCTCCTCTGATCATTTCAAGGAGTGGCACGTTGAGGCCGATCCTGTAGATAACATAGGGTTGATAAACATTACCCTTGACCCAGTGTTAGACTCAACTATACTAAATGCTGACACTACAAGTAACAATCTTCTATCTGATAAAGGTAATGATGATGGGGAACGTTATATTGTGGACAAAGCATCTGAGATAGAGGAAGCAGATTCAACTAATGAAGTTACTGAGATAGAGGGGCTAGAACCAGGGAAAATAGTTGAAGTTGAGAGAGACCATGGGGATCAAGCAACTCTCCCTACACATGTCTTTGAAAATACACAGAGCAGTTCCGGACCTGATGCTAAAATTGAAATGTATCCTGACAGCTCAGAGCTAGTTCCCCCTGAGACAGAAATAGGAAATGAACAACGACAGACAGAAATCCTTGAGGAGGCAGACACAGAAAACATGTCAGTAGAAGATTTCATTCATGTCCACAGGGAGTCCCATGAATCTCAAAAAGACAGTGATGAGAAAAACGTCCCGAATGATAGATCTGGGATGACGAGTGACCAGACGACAGCAATTGAGGACAATAATCTGCCGCTAGATAACAGGAATCACATCTCATCAGTCAGTAGCCAAGAAGTACATTCAAAAGGGACCAAAGGATTGTATAATGAGATCACTCTAGAAAACGAGAGAGCACAGGAATTAGGCCTACAGGATAGGGAAACCAATGATGGACGAAATAGCTTTGATCAGTCACATGCAGTTAGTCAGCTTTCCCCCACTGATGAAGCTTATGATGTCATTACTCAGTCAGAGAGAACAATAGACCATGATACATTGTGTTCAGGTGAGAAtttcctctcagacagttggTCTAATTATCAAGAAGCAACAGATGTAAAGAGCACAATTAGTGATGAAGATAGGCAGCAGGATTTTGAAAACGTGGACGTGATTGAGAAGGATGATTTTGAGAAAATCAGTTATCGGGATATTGAATCTATTCGCAATgttgaaagagagggtgagaCTTCCACTTCTCACAGTGAACCCCCTGAAAAGCAAGACATGCCATCTGACCAGTATTCAGTAGGGCCCCCTCAAGAGGAAATCACGGACACATCAGTCAACAAGGGTACTAGGAGTTTCTTTGAAAATGCTATGGACTTTGTGATCCCAAGCACTGACTCCAAAGACTTAGAAGACCCAGAACCAAAGGGGCAAGAAGAGGAGGAACAAGAACCTCCACCTGTTCTTCCTTACCTGGACCTCCATGAACCAGAACCACAGTCTCAGTCAACCTCAGTAGAAGACTCGCTGAAAGCTACAGCATTTTTGAAAGAATACAAGAATATCCAAAAGCAAATCAGCGCAGATGAAATAACTACTTTGTTGGACATGTTTGGGAAGCACAAACTCCTGTGGCTTGACTACAGCCTAGGAAGCTCAGAGACATTGACTGATGGCCAAGATGGTAATAATGACCGAGCTATTATATCAGACTTTGAAAGGCTCCTGCAGTATCACATTGATGAGACAAAAACTCCATCTGGTGGAGTACTGGAGGATGAAGACCAATCCAGAAAATTTGTGTCATTACGAAAACTAGAAATACTCTTGTCAAACATAAAAAACAGATTCACCCAAGTGAAAGCACCTGTCAGTATAAAAGACAATCAAG CAGAAACAGACAAGACAAACTGCATCAACGATGATTGTTTCACTCGCAATGAAAATGAAGACCTAACCAACCTGAAAGGAGAACATTTCTCTGGGGAGGGAGACATCCAAACCCCAACACTAACAGACAAAT ATAAACCTGAGCCTGCAGTGATGGAATATCTTTTTTCTTCTGCACGTCAAGTCACTGGTGATGCTGTTGCTCATATACTGACAGTTAAGGCTCTTCTAAAATGGCTCACTGTACAG GTCCTGTCATCCTTTCCTGATGACATAAGGCCAGGTCCTGACCTGTATGGACTGCCATGGGAAGCTGTCATCGTCACTGCCTTACTAGGGTTGGGCACTCTCCTATTGTTCAGCTGCAGGTTCTACCAATGT ATAAAGAGCAGACTGTATTCAAGCAAAGAGAGGCGGATGGGCCTGAAGGTGGCTGAACTATTAGATGAAAAGTGCAAAGTCCTTGAGACTTTGAGTGAGGTTCAACAAAAT TATGAAGAACTGGAAACTGCCCTGCGGAATAGTGGCGTTTTGGCTCATGtcgcagagagagagaatctggag GTGATGTCCCAGAGGCTGAAACAGTCAAATACACAGCTTGGAAATGATATAGAAAAGTTAAAGGAGGACCTGAATATCCAAAGAGCGAGGAGGTTGCAGCAGGAGGAGACA ATTGCAGATATGCAGGAAACCTTGAAAACCTTAGAAGAAGAAACCAGAGACCTCAAGTCCCAGACAGAACAG GCACAGACAACCCTGAAAATATTTGACATGAACAGTGAAAGGAATCAGAATAATCTGGAGGCAGCAAAAGAAGAGAAGGTGTTGCTCCAGGAGAAAAATGGCCAG CTGGTCCAGGAGGCAGAGGGCTGGGGGGAGCGGATGAGTGAgctggaggaggagatgaggatgtgTGAGAGCTCCTACACTGGAATGCTGCAGGATGCTACCAACAAAGATGAGCGCATCAAG TCCTTGACAGACTGCCTGTTGAAGATGAAGGACTGGGACTCAGTGCTGGAGGACGGCgccaacagagaggagaggagtgggacacAAGGGACAGAGAATGGAGAAGGACAAG ATAACCATCAACGACAAAGAATACAGAAACTCATTCATGCAGCTAAG ATGAATGCAGACTTGAAGTCGGTGGATGAAGACAAGGACAGGGTGTTTGCTAAGCTAGCAGATGAAGTCAAGGCCAAGGAGGATCTCCAAG AGGGGATTAAGAACCTGGAGAATGAGAAGGCCTCtctgcagacagacagtgagaagtaCACGAGCCAGGTGCAGAAACTCCAGCAGAAACTGCAGATCATGACAGAGATGTACCAGGAGAATGAGCTCAAACTACACAG GATGTTGactgtggaggagagggagcGTCTGCAGAAGGACGAGAAGCTGACCAAGGCTGACAAGAGCATCACCCTGGCCGTGGAGGAGCTCAACAGCTACAG GCAAAGGGCACAAGACCTGGAGGATGAGCTGGAGAAGACTAACCAGGCCTACAAAACCCAG ATAACTTCTCAGGAAAAGAAGGCACACAATAACTGG CTAGCAGCACGAGGTGCTGACCGTGACCTGGCTGAAGTTAAAAGAGAGAATGCACACCTCAGGCAGAA ATTGACTGATACTCAGTTCAAGCTGGAGGTTGTGGAGAAAGACCCCTATACTCTGGACAACATGGACAGACCTCTGTTCAGAG GTGAAAGGTCACCGTATGGCCCCTCCCCCCTACATCGCCCAGCCTCTGAGAACAGAGCCTTCCTGTCTCCGCCTACCCTGATGGATGGCCCGCCCCGCCTCTCTCCAAACTTCCCCCCCATGGGACCAGGAGGCAGAG TATCCCGAGGCCTGTTAGATCCCCCTGGTGGGGTGGACTCTGATCGTAGTGGTGGTCCTCTCTCTGACAGCGGCTCGATATCTCCCACCTGGGAGAGGGATCGCAGGGGCCCACCTATACACCCTCCAG GGTATATGTATCTAGACCCAGGCCTTCCCTACAGGAGACCTCTGCCCGGAGCCCTTCCTATGGGCCCCCTACCACCCAGGGGCCCCGGTCCTGCTGAGTCCCACAGCTTTGGCCACCAACCTG ACTCATCATTTATGGGAAACAGTATGGGTCCTGGTGAAAATGAAAGAGAC TCCCATCTGTCAGCACCTGGAGATCTGAGAGACATGAGGATGGGACCTCCTCTCTTAGTACCCCCTGGTATGGGTCCTCTCCCACCCATGGAGCACAGGGACCCTTACTTTGCACGCAAAGGCCCTTACGGACCTCCAGACTTTTTCTCCCCACGAGGTCCAGCCCCCATGGGCA TGCGAGGACCACCTCCCCCGGGAATGTTTGGGCGAGTCCCCCCTCCACCGCCGCAGCACAGTTTTCTCCCTGGACCCCCTCCAAGGCCCTCCCCACCTGGCAGCGAAGTGTCTTCTGACCAGTCCCCCTCTCCACATGATGTTATCTGA
- the mia2 gene encoding cTAGE family member 5 isoform X10, translating to MEVQDVDQVLSSFPDDIRPGPDLYGLPWEAVIVTALLGLGTLLLFSCRFYQCIKSRLYSSKERRMGLKVAELLDEKCKVLETLSEVQQNYEELETALRNSGVLAHVAERENLEVMSQRLKQSNTQLGNDIEKLKEDLNIQRARRLQQEETIADMQETLKTLEEETRDLKSQTEQAQTTLKIFDMNSERNQNNLEAAKEEKVLLQEKNGQLVQEAEGWGERMSELEEEMRMCESSYTGMLQDATNKDERIKSLTDCLLKMKDWDSVLEDGANREERSGTQGTENGEGQDNHQRQRIQKLIHAAKMNADLKSVDEDKDRVFAKLADEVKAKEDLQEGIKNLENEKASLQTDSEKYTSQVQKLQQKLQIMTEMYQENELKLHRMLTVEERERLQKDEKLTKADKSITLAVEELNSYRQRAQDLEDELEKTNQAYKTQITSQEKKAHNNWLAARGADRDLAEVKRENAHLRQKLTDTQFKLEVVEKDPYTLDNMDRPLFRGERSPYGPSPLHRPASENRAFLSPPTLMDGPPRLSPNFPPMGPGGRVSRGLLDPPGGVDSDRSGGPLSDSGSISPTWERDRRGPPIHPPGYMYLDPGLPYRRPLPGALPMGPLPPRGPGPAESHSFGHQPDSSFMGNSMGPGENERDSHLSAPGDLRDMRMGPPLLVPPGMGPLPPMEHRDPYFARKGPYGPPDFFSPRGPAPMGMRGPPPPGMFGRVPPPPPQHSFLPGPPPRPSPPGSEVSSDQSPSPHDVI from the exons ATGGAGGTTCAGGATGTTGACCAG GTCCTGTCATCCTTTCCTGATGACATAAGGCCAGGTCCTGACCTGTATGGACTGCCATGGGAAGCTGTCATCGTCACTGCCTTACTAGGGTTGGGCACTCTCCTATTGTTCAGCTGCAGGTTCTACCAATGT ATAAAGAGCAGACTGTATTCAAGCAAAGAGAGGCGGATGGGCCTGAAGGTGGCTGAACTATTAGATGAAAAGTGCAAAGTCCTTGAGACTTTGAGTGAGGTTCAACAAAAT TATGAAGAACTGGAAACTGCCCTGCGGAATAGTGGCGTTTTGGCTCATGtcgcagagagagagaatctggag GTGATGTCCCAGAGGCTGAAACAGTCAAATACACAGCTTGGAAATGATATAGAAAAGTTAAAGGAGGACCTGAATATCCAAAGAGCGAGGAGGTTGCAGCAGGAGGAGACA ATTGCAGATATGCAGGAAACCTTGAAAACCTTAGAAGAAGAAACCAGAGACCTCAAGTCCCAGACAGAACAG GCACAGACAACCCTGAAAATATTTGACATGAACAGTGAAAGGAATCAGAATAATCTGGAGGCAGCAAAAGAAGAGAAGGTGTTGCTCCAGGAGAAAAATGGCCAG CTGGTCCAGGAGGCAGAGGGCTGGGGGGAGCGGATGAGTGAgctggaggaggagatgaggatgtgTGAGAGCTCCTACACTGGAATGCTGCAGGATGCTACCAACAAAGATGAGCGCATCAAG TCCTTGACAGACTGCCTGTTGAAGATGAAGGACTGGGACTCAGTGCTGGAGGACGGCgccaacagagaggagaggagtgggacacAAGGGACAGAGAATGGAGAAGGACAAG ATAACCATCAACGACAAAGAATACAGAAACTCATTCATGCAGCTAAG ATGAATGCAGACTTGAAGTCGGTGGATGAAGACAAGGACAGGGTGTTTGCTAAGCTAGCAGATGAAGTCAAGGCCAAGGAGGATCTCCAAG AGGGGATTAAGAACCTGGAGAATGAGAAGGCCTCtctgcagacagacagtgagaagtaCACGAGCCAGGTGCAGAAACTCCAGCAGAAACTGCAGATCATGACAGAGATGTACCAGGAGAATGAGCTCAAACTACACAG GATGTTGactgtggaggagagggagcGTCTGCAGAAGGACGAGAAGCTGACCAAGGCTGACAAGAGCATCACCCTGGCCGTGGAGGAGCTCAACAGCTACAG GCAAAGGGCACAAGACCTGGAGGATGAGCTGGAGAAGACTAACCAGGCCTACAAAACCCAG ATAACTTCTCAGGAAAAGAAGGCACACAATAACTGG CTAGCAGCACGAGGTGCTGACCGTGACCTGGCTGAAGTTAAAAGAGAGAATGCACACCTCAGGCAGAA ATTGACTGATACTCAGTTCAAGCTGGAGGTTGTGGAGAAAGACCCCTATACTCTGGACAACATGGACAGACCTCTGTTCAGAG GTGAAAGGTCACCGTATGGCCCCTCCCCCCTACATCGCCCAGCCTCTGAGAACAGAGCCTTCCTGTCTCCGCCTACCCTGATGGATGGCCCGCCCCGCCTCTCTCCAAACTTCCCCCCCATGGGACCAGGAGGCAGAG TATCCCGAGGCCTGTTAGATCCCCCTGGTGGGGTGGACTCTGATCGTAGTGGTGGTCCTCTCTCTGACAGCGGCTCGATATCTCCCACCTGGGAGAGGGATCGCAGGGGCCCACCTATACACCCTCCAG GGTATATGTATCTAGACCCAGGCCTTCCCTACAGGAGACCTCTGCCCGGAGCCCTTCCTATGGGCCCCCTACCACCCAGGGGCCCCGGTCCTGCTGAGTCCCACAGCTTTGGCCACCAACCTG ACTCATCATTTATGGGAAACAGTATGGGTCCTGGTGAAAATGAAAGAGAC TCCCATCTGTCAGCACCTGGAGATCTGAGAGACATGAGGATGGGACCTCCTCTCTTAGTACCCCCTGGTATGGGTCCTCTCCCACCCATGGAGCACAGGGACCCTTACTTTGCACGCAAAGGCCCTTACGGACCTCCAGACTTTTTCTCCCCACGAGGTCCAGCCCCCATGGGCA TGCGAGGACCACCTCCCCCGGGAATGTTTGGGCGAGTCCCCCCTCCACCGCCGCAGCACAGTTTTCTCCCTGGACCCCCTCCAAGGCCCTCCCCACCTGGCAGCGAAGTGTCTTCTGACCAGTCCCCCTCTCCACATGATGTTATCTGA
- the mia2 gene encoding cTAGE family member 5 isoform X9 encodes MEDQTSGETVATQVTDFKMTARTYYTLALEKTKDVLSSFPDDIRPGPDLYGLPWEAVIVTALLGLGTLLLFSCRFYQCIKSRLYSSKERRMGLKVAELLDEKCKVLETLSEVQQNYEELETALRNSGVLAHVAERENLEVMSQRLKQSNTQLGNDIEKLKEDLNIQRARRLQQEETIADMQETLKTLEEETRDLKSQTEQAQTTLKIFDMNSERNQNNLEAAKEEKVLLQEKNGQLVQEAEGWGERMSELEEEMRMCESSYTGMLQDATNKDERIKSLTDCLLKMKDWDSVLEDGANREERSGTQGTENGEGQDNHQRQRIQKLIHAAKMNADLKSVDEDKDRVFAKLADEVKAKEDLQEGIKNLENEKASLQTDSEKYTSQVQKLQQKLQIMTEMYQENELKLHRMLTVEERERLQKDEKLTKADKSITLAVEELNSYRQRAQDLEDELEKTNQAYKTQITSQEKKAHNNWLAARGADRDLAEVKRENAHLRQKLTDTQFKLEVVEKDPYTLDNMDRPLFRGERSPYGPSPLHRPASENRAFLSPPTLMDGPPRLSPNFPPMGPGGRVSRGLLDPPGGVDSDRSGGPLSDSGSISPTWERDRRGPPIHPPGYMYLDPGLPYRRPLPGALPMGPLPPRGPGPAESHSFGHQPDSSFMGNSMGPGENERDSHLSAPGDLRDMRMGPPLLVPPGMGPLPPMEHRDPYFARKGPYGPPDFFSPRGPAPMGMRGPPPPGMFGRVPPPPPQHSFLPGPPPRPSPPGSEVSSDQSPSPHDVI; translated from the exons ATGGAAGATCAAACAAGTGGCGAGACAGTCGCTACTCAAGTGACTGATTTCAAAATGACAGCAAGGACCTATTACACTCTTGCCTTGGAGAAAACGAAAGAT GTCCTGTCATCCTTTCCTGATGACATAAGGCCAGGTCCTGACCTGTATGGACTGCCATGGGAAGCTGTCATCGTCACTGCCTTACTAGGGTTGGGCACTCTCCTATTGTTCAGCTGCAGGTTCTACCAATGT ATAAAGAGCAGACTGTATTCAAGCAAAGAGAGGCGGATGGGCCTGAAGGTGGCTGAACTATTAGATGAAAAGTGCAAAGTCCTTGAGACTTTGAGTGAGGTTCAACAAAAT TATGAAGAACTGGAAACTGCCCTGCGGAATAGTGGCGTTTTGGCTCATGtcgcagagagagagaatctggag GTGATGTCCCAGAGGCTGAAACAGTCAAATACACAGCTTGGAAATGATATAGAAAAGTTAAAGGAGGACCTGAATATCCAAAGAGCGAGGAGGTTGCAGCAGGAGGAGACA ATTGCAGATATGCAGGAAACCTTGAAAACCTTAGAAGAAGAAACCAGAGACCTCAAGTCCCAGACAGAACAG GCACAGACAACCCTGAAAATATTTGACATGAACAGTGAAAGGAATCAGAATAATCTGGAGGCAGCAAAAGAAGAGAAGGTGTTGCTCCAGGAGAAAAATGGCCAG CTGGTCCAGGAGGCAGAGGGCTGGGGGGAGCGGATGAGTGAgctggaggaggagatgaggatgtgTGAGAGCTCCTACACTGGAATGCTGCAGGATGCTACCAACAAAGATGAGCGCATCAAG TCCTTGACAGACTGCCTGTTGAAGATGAAGGACTGGGACTCAGTGCTGGAGGACGGCgccaacagagaggagaggagtgggacacAAGGGACAGAGAATGGAGAAGGACAAG ATAACCATCAACGACAAAGAATACAGAAACTCATTCATGCAGCTAAG ATGAATGCAGACTTGAAGTCGGTGGATGAAGACAAGGACAGGGTGTTTGCTAAGCTAGCAGATGAAGTCAAGGCCAAGGAGGATCTCCAAG AGGGGATTAAGAACCTGGAGAATGAGAAGGCCTCtctgcagacagacagtgagaagtaCACGAGCCAGGTGCAGAAACTCCAGCAGAAACTGCAGATCATGACAGAGATGTACCAGGAGAATGAGCTCAAACTACACAG GATGTTGactgtggaggagagggagcGTCTGCAGAAGGACGAGAAGCTGACCAAGGCTGACAAGAGCATCACCCTGGCCGTGGAGGAGCTCAACAGCTACAG GCAAAGGGCACAAGACCTGGAGGATGAGCTGGAGAAGACTAACCAGGCCTACAAAACCCAG ATAACTTCTCAGGAAAAGAAGGCACACAATAACTGG CTAGCAGCACGAGGTGCTGACCGTGACCTGGCTGAAGTTAAAAGAGAGAATGCACACCTCAGGCAGAA ATTGACTGATACTCAGTTCAAGCTGGAGGTTGTGGAGAAAGACCCCTATACTCTGGACAACATGGACAGACCTCTGTTCAGAG GTGAAAGGTCACCGTATGGCCCCTCCCCCCTACATCGCCCAGCCTCTGAGAACAGAGCCTTCCTGTCTCCGCCTACCCTGATGGATGGCCCGCCCCGCCTCTCTCCAAACTTCCCCCCCATGGGACCAGGAGGCAGAG TATCCCGAGGCCTGTTAGATCCCCCTGGTGGGGTGGACTCTGATCGTAGTGGTGGTCCTCTCTCTGACAGCGGCTCGATATCTCCCACCTGGGAGAGGGATCGCAGGGGCCCACCTATACACCCTCCAG GGTATATGTATCTAGACCCAGGCCTTCCCTACAGGAGACCTCTGCCCGGAGCCCTTCCTATGGGCCCCCTACCACCCAGGGGCCCCGGTCCTGCTGAGTCCCACAGCTTTGGCCACCAACCTG ACTCATCATTTATGGGAAACAGTATGGGTCCTGGTGAAAATGAAAGAGAC TCCCATCTGTCAGCACCTGGAGATCTGAGAGACATGAGGATGGGACCTCCTCTCTTAGTACCCCCTGGTATGGGTCCTCTCCCACCCATGGAGCACAGGGACCCTTACTTTGCACGCAAAGGCCCTTACGGACCTCCAGACTTTTTCTCCCCACGAGGTCCAGCCCCCATGGGCA TGCGAGGACCACCTCCCCCGGGAATGTTTGGGCGAGTCCCCCCTCCACCGCCGCAGCACAGTTTTCTCCCTGGACCCCCTCCAAGGCCCTCCCCACCTGGCAGCGAAGTGTCTTCTGACCAGTCCCCCTCTCCACATGATGTTATCTGA